The Musa acuminata AAA Group cultivar baxijiao chromosome BXJ3-6, Cavendish_Baxijiao_AAA, whole genome shotgun sequence region CAAACTTAACTCATGGAGGTTTTACATATAAGGACAAGTTCTGATTGTATGCCTTGGAGGTTCACTTTTAGTGTTCCTGTTATTCTAACTTTCTTTAAGGAAAATATTGGAAATAATTTGGTTGGTTAAGGTATCACCTAGTCATTCAGTAAAATTCCATTCGTATGAGAATGCAGGACACAGAAAGGAACTTGGCATCGATATACGTCAGGTACTGGAGCTTTTCACCATGAGAACCTTGTTTAGGATTGATTGTGAACTGTACCAGTCTATATCGTCATTCTTACTATGGGGCAGATTATGGTAAATGTTTAATTTTCCCCATCAATTTACTGGAAGTCTGATCAGATTTTGATGAGTTGGGTACAAGATTATTACGATACATATATTGAATCTTCCTCACcaccaaaagaagaaaagaaaatactttCAAATCCATTGTAACAAGATGAGCGAAACCTTTTGACTAGCAAACTTCTGAATGATCTTTTGCTGGAAACTTGGCCAAGAAGTGGTCCAACTGGTTCACTCAGATCCTTAGATGTGGTCCACAACAAATCATGCATCTCCAATTTTTTTAGAGTTTTAGAAAAAGTAGGAGGTGATGCTAATCAGAGACTTGTCGAGCATCAATCTGTTGTTGCCAGGTTTTTTAGCCAATTATGATAAGTGCCAAAGTATTTGTCGTGTTTCACTACTGATAGCAAGAAGTTAATTCAGATCATTATTAGCCCCAAAAAATTTATCAGATATGCACTCATCTTGTAGGAACCACTTTTTTGTAAGCATTAAAATTATTAGTCACCTACTTAGCATGGTGCTAGGTGATTATTTGTCAATTACTTGATCAATGCCAAATACATGTGAAATTTGGTTATAGTCTAGCTAATTGACATATGTATTGCATATCCACAATTCAGTCTTGCCAGCTTATGGACTAAAAATGAGTAATGTGATCTCAATACTGATATTCTTGATGCGTTGATTATTGGAATAGGCAGAGGGttttaatcacagaaagatgatgttacaataaataataatgttgagtgagtgaaactattgttgaaaaGTGACTTCTCAAATATGTAGGTTTTGAAACTTGTATTATATGATATCGGCTTAGTAGCTCCTGAAAAGGTCTTTCAAGTTTAGCTGTCCGTGACTGCTTCagttttatttttctgttttcaTAGAGCTTGTGTTTAAACTGGTTACTTTGGCTGTTGGTTTCCAGATGCCATTGGGCATCAAGTTACCAAACATTAATTGATCCATCTTCTTCTGTTCAGAAATACATGACCTTAGGTTACAGACAACCATTCTTATGCTGTTGGTTTCCAGATATCATTAAGCATCAAGTCACTGGCATTATGTGATTCATCTTCTTCTGTTTAGAATTACATAACCTCATGTTACTGACGACCACTTCTTAATATAGGTACAGAGTATTCAAGACTGTATGTTCCTTCAATTAGCAATCAACACGACAAGTCATACAGAGAAGCAAACTCAAGGGTGAGTTTTAACTAAGAAAGTTCAGGTAGTAAATTTTGCTGGCTGCCATAGATAGAATTTTTTCTTAACTTAGCAGGTAGTGATATAAGTGTTTTATCATATATTCTTACTACTCTTTTTTATTGTTTCTTCTCCAGTTTGGTGGTTAAATGTAATGTGTTTTTGTGGCACAATATCTTGAACTTGATCAGAGCAGACGATGCCAGCAATTTTGTGCATTGTTATAgacttcaaaatatttgattctcTAATTCTAAATGATAGACATGAATGGATCATTCATTGCCTCTTTGCTTgctttatgcttttctttctagatcAACTTGTACATGTTTCGTGCATATTCTTCACATAGTGAATTGGAATTAGATGGCATCTCTGATGAACTAGAAGGTCCTCAGTGTTCCTTTTCTCATGCATCAGTTGCACCTGATTTAATGATGCCTGTTTTAACCATTTCAGGTTGTCAAAAGAAATTCAGGCAAGGCTCTTAGAGATTTAATATTAAAGAAGTTATTCAGGAAACTGCATCGTAAACAAAAAATGCTTCCAGTAACACCACGCCTGCTGCGCACCTTTTCCATTCATCACCTGAAGTGCAATGATTATGTTCTTCCAGAGGAAATGTCTGCTGAAAGTGAAATAGAAGTTTTAGAAACACAAGAGACTGATTCTTTTCAATCCAGCAAAGAAGCTCCTCTTATGGCAAAAGACATAAAATGTCAAGTTTGTGGATCAGTTGACATTGTAAAAAATGTCGGTCAGGACCAGCTTGTTGAGCTTGGAGATCATTTAACCGAGAACCAAACTATACTAGTGGAAAAATTACATGCAGCAAGGGAAGCATTCTTGAAGCAGAAGCAATTAGTTGCCAAAGGGATTGGAACAGATGATGCCCTTCAATGTAAAGATTGTACTACAATGTTTGAGTTATTTAATGctcatagagatttgttttcaaaAATTATGGAAGATCCAAATTCTGTTCTGGAGATTCAATCACAGGGTCTCCATCGATCCGATGCAAATAAACTGTTAACCAAGGCTGGCTCATTCCCATTGTTGCGGTCactaggaagaagaagaaatggtCAGTCAGCCCAAGTTAAGCATAATCAGATAGCAGGAGTTCACTTTGTTAACGAAGAAGTGAAATCACCATTGGAAAAAAGATCAGTTTCAAAATCCATGGACAATGATTTGCAGGCTGTGCCATCTAGTGCTGGTATTAATGTAGATATGCTAAAATCAGAATCTGCAGTTCTAAATGATTATGGGGTTGATCCTGATTCAGAATTTGTACCCACTTCTCATGAAATGGAAAATTGTACGGTTCATGGAACTCATTTAAATAGTTTAGTAGATATAACTCATGAGAACAGGAATGAGAATCATCGGATTTCAATGGATGGATTCTTGCATAAAATCCCCTATGGCCAGAAGGTGCCTGAGGAAGTCCTAACGAAAAAGTTGTTTCAATCTGCCTCAGCTAGATCTTTTAGGGATGTCTCAAGTGATACTTTTGGTTTTCCTCCTAAAGTGGATCCACATCAAAGTATTAAAAGGTCCCGTTCTGTTGTGGATTCCTCAGATCGATATTCTAACTTTCTTAATTATATTCCAGTTGGAGAATCCAAAAGGCTGCCTGAGACCTTTATCTCAGTAAAAAAGCAATACAGCAGTGTGCCAGACAGGAAGACCCCAAGAACCTTTGGAAGAATTCATTCTAATCCAGAATTCAGATCTTATCATCTAAGTCGAGATATCCAAAGTGGGCTATTTCATGCGTCTCTATCACTAAAAGAATCATCGATCATTCGTCGGGATGATGAGACAGTTGACATGTATAGTCTTACTAAGCAAGAGTCAGTTGAGACCACTTTGCATATGAAGGGCAAGATGGAATCATATAAATCTACAGAGCAGATTTGTAATTTAAATGCTAGTGGGTCAACCGAGAAACTATCTTTGGTGAAAATCAGTGAAACTGAGCTGAGTGAATCATGCAATGTTACAGATTCAACAACGGAGTATGGTGGCCATGTTCAGCTGCCTCGGAAGGATACTGGAGCTGCTGAAAGCCCATTCTTAGACAGCAAGTTTCACCAGATTGACGTATCTGAACTTTTAGATTCAAAACAAGCGGGGAAGGGTCATGTTACAGGGCATGAGCTTGCAAGGATACCTAAAATAGACCCCAGTGATGAACCaacaaaacaaaaccaaaatTCTGATCTTGACTTGTGTTTTGAAGAGGATATTGACAGTTCATCAAAATATGCAGTCTCAAAAGGTGAAGTACTTACAAAGGCAAAGATttaagcatgataatttttgttatCCCTTCAAAGAAATATTTGATAGATTTCCTTTTCTTAAATTATATGTTGAGTGTTAACTGCATGGAGATGGCATTCCCACTATAGTAAAGAAAAAAGACTTATCCTAAGCACAAGTATATTATGTTTACTGTTATTTGCATGTTTTTACGTACTTGCATACAGAAAGGTTTTGTAGACTTTTACctgcatatttatttttatacaacTTCCATGGAAACTCTTGGTCACACAGTAtatatttaatttcttttaaACAGATTCCACACTCAGGAGCCTCCATTTTGAAGGGCTCAATTCTTTGCCACAACCAGCCAACAGCTTGGATGTTGATATCTCAGCCGGGGTTGAGCCTGTTGAATCCAGCTCCAGTAATGAGCAGCGAGATGGTCTTACTAGTACTGATGTTTCTCACATCAGAGTGGATCAGAATGATGAGGCTGAGTTCGATTACATCAGAAATATTTTAATGGAACCTAGTTTTAGTGGTTCGGCATGGTATTCTCGCTACCAGTCAGTGGACCCTTTACTCTTTGGCGAAGAGGCATGCACATTTCATGTATTTGAAGCTGCATCATGTGATTCTgacaatacatatcttgatcatcATCTTCTTTCCGATCTAGTAAACGAGGTCTTATTCGAGATCTATGAAAAATCTTTCACCCCTGGCATGTTCTTACATATTGGTCCTCGTGTCAGGCCAATTCCTGTGGGTTATCACATCCTT contains the following coding sequences:
- the LOC103974418 gene encoding uncharacterized protein LOC103974418, whose translation is MAQLLQHQDSNALCDKNHTGCVWSVLQYFDYHQRLHANKSPEDTNYGDAEHAGSTEYSRLYVPSISNQHDKSYREANSRVVKRNSGKALRDLILKKLFRKLHRKQKMLPVTPRLLRTFSIHHLKCNDYVLPEEMSAESEIEVLETQETDSFQSSKEAPLMAKDIKCQVCGSVDIVKNVGQDQLVELGDHLTENQTILVEKLHAAREAFLKQKQLVAKGIGTDDALQCKDCTTMFELFNAHRDLFSKIMEDPNSVLEIQSQGLHRSDANKLLTKAGSFPLLRSLGRRRNGQSAQVKHNQIAGVHFVNEEVKSPLEKRSVSKSMDNDLQAVPSSAGINVDMLKSESAVLNDYGVDPDSEFVPTSHEMENCTVHGTHLNSLVDITHENRNENHRISMDGFLHKIPYGQKVPEEVLTKKLFQSASARSFRDVSSDTFGFPPKVDPHQSIKRSRSVVDSSDRYSNFLNYIPVGESKRLPETFISVKKQYSSVPDRKTPRTFGRIHSNPEFRSYHLSRDIQSGLFHASLSLKESSIIRRDDETVDMYSLTKQESVETTLHMKGKMESYKSTEQICNLNASGSTEKLSLVKISETELSESCNVTDSTTEYGGHVQLPRKDTGAAESPFLDSKFHQIDVSELLDSKQAGKGHVTGHELARIPKIDPSDEPTKQNQNSDLDLCFEEDIDSSSKYAVSKDSTLRSLHFEGLNSLPQPANSLDVDISAGVEPVESSSSNEQRDGLTSTDVSHIRVDQNDEAEFDYIRNILMEPSFSGSAWYSRYQSVDPLLFGEEACTFHVFEAASCDSDNTYLDHHLLSDLVNEVLFEIYEKSFTPGMFLHIGPRVRPIPVGYHILEEVWAKISWHLSSRRQPIHTLENVMARDFATSNGWLNLQRDAESIGMELAGLILDDLLDELMPELTVG